A window of the Ostrea edulis chromosome 1, xbOstEdul1.1, whole genome shotgun sequence genome harbors these coding sequences:
- the LOC125650381 gene encoding salivary glue protein Sgs-3-like → MVIGLVVFLTTTTVSHAFFFDSIFGTSAPKPVTTTTKSTINGNTGIALDYMAHKVCPKHLTRNKYLMYYSYVKRCYTFVISDQADWFTAKEDCSAKSGNLMNIHSSLENFFLGMRDKVALGNGNTYVWIGLSDTSSPGHFSWTNGPLKTYKHWHTGQPASGFPGNTCAAYNHDSLDWWTFPCNSTKLGWVCEFELNSTMTTTTLTTLKPSTSESTITKPTTPELTTAKPTSKPTTPKPTTPKPTTPKPTTPKPTTPEPTTPKPTTPKPTTPKPTTPEPTTPKPTTPKPTTPEPTTPKPKVETTPPPTTTTTEEAAGIIIIG, encoded by the exons ATGGTTATTGGATTAGTCGTCTTCTTGACGACGACAACAGTGTCGCATGCCTTCTTCTTCGACA GTATATTTGGAACCTCTGCACCGAAACCAGTAACCACGACAACAAAGAGTACCATTAACGGAAATACAGGCATCGCTTTGGATTACATGGCCCATAAAGTATGTCCAAAACACCTCACACGTAACAAGTACCTAATGTACTACAGCTACGTCAAACGATGTTACACTTTTGTCATCAGTGACCAAGCAGACTGGTTCACGGCAAAAGAAGACTGTTCTGCAAAGAGCGGAAACCTCATGAATATTCACAGCTCACTTGAAAACTTCTTCCTGGGTATGCGGGACAAAGTAGCTCTCGGAAATGGCAACACCTACGTCTGGATAGGTCTGTCCGATACATCATCCCCTGGACACTTCTCTTGGACAAATG GTCCATTGAAAACGTACAAACACTGGCACACCGGACAGCCAGCCTCCGGATTCCCGGGGAATACATGCGCGGCCTACAACCATGACTCACTCGATTGGTGGACCTTCCCCTGCAACTCCACCAAATTGGGCTGGGTGTGTGAATTTG AATTAAACTCAACAATGACAACCACAACACTTACAACACTCAAACCTTCAACATCGGAGTCCACAATAACGAAGCCCACAACACCAGAACTTACAACAGCCAAACCTACATCAAAGCCCACAACACCTAAACCTACAACACCCAAACCTACAACACCTAAACCTACAACACCTAAACCTACAACGCCCGAACCTACAACACCTAAACCTACAACACCTAAACCTACAACACCTAAACCTACAACACCCGAACCTACAACACCTAAACCTACAACACCTAAACCTACAACGCCCGAACCTACAACACCTAAACCAAAAGTTGAAACTACTCCACCACCAACGACAACGACTACCGAGGAAGCAGCAGGAATTATCATAATAGGATAA
- the LOC125650276 gene encoding potassium voltage-gated channel subfamily D member 1-like — MEKDIIDLNLNGRVFRLKRSTFLRLPNTSLEHGEDIHGEVYMERHADSFDAILWYYTNGELHMPNSICPAVFKKELEFWSVEPNKLSQCCYIKYLSFFEDQKLLKTFQEDEKKSTGMGKSVKTGRSKLGKCPSKVWRILDEPSSSVAAKIYVAMSAFVILMSIFVLCVSTHPAFQRELKDDELEAFYSSEPEKLQLFKGLRNTNLKTSNSNENKVLPVPQVKVVHHNDTVASDPENSTAGLLPPNTVARFRYLDYLDYAMVTFFGIELVIRITFSPKKSKFFSSLLNIIDVIALSSEVSTMIVEYIFPKEKYTKFSALDIVECIQIARVFRLFRLVKNFIGFRILVYSVRASLKNMLLMIFNLLVAALIFSSIVFYSDRASFQSIPDAIWWSIVTMTTVGYGDSYPKNIPGRFLGCLCAISGIFVIAVSIPVLVNNYVLFTGFANLPINRNSEGLSSLLRYEFDSRKEKKRSQETEPMTSVQNMR, encoded by the exons ATGGAAAAAGACATCATTGATCTAAATCTAAATGGGCGAGTGTTCAGACTAAAGCGATCTACATTCCTGCGATTACCTAACACTTCTCTGGAACACGGGGAAGATATTCATGGAGAGGTATACATGGAGCGACATGCGGACAGTTTTGATGCCATTCTTTGGTACTATACTAACGGAGAACTTCATATGCCCAATTCCATTTGTCCGGCCGTGTTTAAGAAGGAACTGGAATTCTGGTCAGTAGAACCTAATAAACTTTCTCAGTGTTGTTATATCAAATACCTTTCCTTTTTTGAAGACCAGAAACTGCTAAAGACATTTCAGGAGGACGAGAAGAAATCCACAGGGATGGGAAAATCCGTCAAAACTGGGAGGAGTAAGCTGGGAAAATGTCCGAGTAAAGTGTGGAGGATACTAGACGAACCATCCTCGTCTGTAGCAGCAAAG ATATATGTGGCCATGTCAGCGTTTGTCATCTTAATGTCCATTTTCGTTCTGTGTGTTAGTACCCACCCTGCATTCCAGAGGGAACTGAAAGATGACGAACTAGAGGCTTTCTACAGCTCAGAACCAGAAAAACTGCAGCTGTTCAAAGGTTTAAGAAACACCAATCTCAAAACCTCCAACAGCAATGAGAACAAAGTGTTACCGGTTCCTCAAGTTAAAGTCGTTCATCACAACGATACAGTTGCGAGTGATCCTGAAAATAGTACAGCGGGTTTGCTGCCCCCAAACACAGTGGCTAGATTTAGATACTTAGATTATTTGGATTATGCCATGGTGACATTCTTTGGAATAGAACTTGTTATTAGAATTACATTCAGtccaaaaaaatctaaattctttTCATCTCTACTTAACATCATTGACGTCATAGCGCTTTCGTCTGAAGTTTCAACTATGATAGTGGAATACATATTCCCCAAAGAAAAGTACACCAAATTTTCAGCGTTAGACATTGTAGAATGCATTCAGATTGCTCGGGTCTTTCGTCTTTTCCGTTTAGTGAAAAATTTTATTGGTTTTCGTATTTTAGTGTACTCAGTGCGAGCTAGCCTGAAAAATATGTTGCTCATGATTTTCAACTTATTGGTAGCTGCTCTGATATTTTCCTCTATCGTGTTTTATTCGGACAGGGCTTCGTTTCAATCCATACCAGATGCAATATGGTGGTCTATTGTTACTATGACTACAGTTGGTTATGGTGATTCTTACCCAAAGAACATACCAGGAAGATTTCTTGGATGTTTGTGTGCCATTTCGGGCATATTTGTGATTGCTGTATCGATTCCCGTTCTAGTAAATAATTATGTTCTTTTCACAGGATTTGCCAATTTGCCAATAAATAGAAACTCAGAGGGTCTTTCTTCATTGCTCAGGTACGAGTTTGATTCAAGGAAAGAGAAAAAACGTTCACAGGAAACAGAACCTATGACGTCAGTTCAGAACATGCGGTAG